The Pan troglodytes isolate AG18354 chromosome 19, NHGRI_mPanTro3-v2.0_pri, whole genome shotgun sequence region TTCAGCTCTATTTAAACATCCCTTCCttaggaagccctccctgaccccccccacctcccacgCCCGCCGACTCAGGGCTGGATGTTTCCCCCCCCCACCACGTTCCTGTAGTTACTCTGGCTCAGTCTGTTTCACAGTCTTGTTTCCCATTGGGCATGTGCTCTTTAAAGACAAGCTCTGGCATATATCCCTagaacctagcacagtgcctggcatgtagaagCTGCTTAAACAAtctttattaaatgaaatagtaTGCAATAAATGGCCAGTGGTGAATGTTCTGCTTCCCCCAcagagattctgcattttaaCCAGTGTCTTGTGAAACCCTGTGCCTTCACCCAGAAGCATGGATCAGTGCCAGCACTGGAGGAGGCTGGCAAAACATCTAGTTCAGTTGTCCCAAACcactgtgcatcagaatcacctagggaGTTGAAAAAAGTACAGCTCCCTAGGCCCTGGCTCCATGCAGTAGTCAGGAAGCTGTATTCATAAAACTCCCCCAAAGATTCTGAGGCAGACATTGGACTAATAACTTGGGAACCACTGATTTAGTCCAACTGACTCTTTCTACACATGGAAAGcctgaggcctagagaggttaagtgatgtGTACCCAAGACTGTCCAGCTTATAAATAGCATAGCCTGAAATGGAACATcttttttgtatattaaaaataatcttttttgtatagatggagtctcaactatgttgcccaggctagtcttgaactcctgggcccaagcaatcctcctgccttggcttctcaaagtgttgggattacaagcttgcACCACGGCACCCGAAATgaaacatctttttgttttgttttgttttgtttttgagacagagtctcgctctgttgcccaggttagagtgcagtcacacgatctcagctcactgcaacctctacctcccgggctcaagtgattctcctgcctcagcctcccgagtagctgggactgcaggcatgggccaccacacctggctaatttttgtatttttagtagggacagggtttcaccatgttggccaggttggtcttgaactcctggcctcaagtgatcctcctgtgtcagcctcctaaagtgctgggattacaggcatgagccaccacacctggcctgaaatgaaACATCTTCTGATCTCAATTCTGGCTACAGAAGTCTTAGTCACTGTGGTGAGCCAGGGGCTGTGGGTAGGGGGACCCTCCAGAGAGAACTCCCATTGCCCCAGCAAAGTGCTACCCAGGCCACCTTGGCAGCCTCTGCTCTCTATCCAGCTGGTCAGCTCTGCCCCCCACCATGGAGTctagtatatatttttacttttatttttgtatgtatatattgatatatacagAAGGAGCTCTTTAAGGACTTAATAACTTTCTGCTTCTCTTCAGAAAAGAAGCGGGCAAAGGGACCTGAACAACCCACACCCACAATTCAGGAAGAGCCTGAACCTGTTAGCAATGTCCTACAAGGAGATGACATTCTTGCCTTGGCCATTAAGAAGGaagacttgaaggaggtgagGATGAAGCCCAAGCTTCCCTTACCATAGAAACGTTTCCCTGCCGGCAGCCTGAGTGGTCTAGAACACCAGCCATGTCCCTACTCATGGGGAGTGTCTAACTCCATGGAAAAACCCACTGAACACAGATTCTTTTCACTTTACCACCTTAAGGAATTCACTGTGTTGTCTGTTTTAACATTTCTGAGATTCATATAGAACCACAGGGGAAATGAGATGATGAGGTATCTTGCTTCCCATAGAGGTAGGTGCcatcattcccatttcacagaccgGAGGATGAGTTTaaggagccaaggtacagctctGGGTAAAGCTGCTAAACCCTAACCCCATGCTTTACCTGGGAGAGTCAGCCATCTCTCACCCAAACTGTCTGGAGGCAtaagatgttcttttttttccctccaggaTATTACTAAGTCACATATCTGTTACACAGGCATTTCCTTGACAGAACATATGGACAGAGCTGAAGAAACAGATCTGTCAGCCTTCAGGAACTCCACCCAGAACTAGAACAGAAGAGATGGGTGGTGCTCTTCCTCCTGCCACCACAGGTGGAATTctcctttgttttatttgtttttagcaaCACATTCCTCGCCTTACTGAAAAGGAAGATAAACGTGTCATCACCCAGAAATTTATCATCCGTAAACTCAAACCCATGGATCCTAGGAGGAAGGTCTGCCACCTTGTAGCACATCCTGCGAATCCTGATGAAGCCACAAAGCCTCTGGACTACTCCGGTACACCCAGTCTCAGCCCTGGCTTCACTGTCTTTCAACTCATGGGTCAGCCTCAAGAGAAACCCAGTCTCCATCAGAAAGTTGCCCTCTTGAAAGTTGTCTACCCACAgcttctttcccctttcttcttttatccTCCCAGGTCCCGGTGACAGCTTCGATGGCAGTGACCAGATCCTGCCCCACCACATCTTGGGGAGTCTCCAGGATTTTAAGAGAATTGCACTTGCTCGAGGGAACACCCAGGTTTGTTTGCACAGAACTACCCGGATGAGAGCAGTCACTGAAGTCATTTCGGTCTCCCACCTGACACAGTCAAGCAGGGCTGGGGCTAAAGAGACAGTCTAGTCTGTAGGTTTTGAGTCTGAGTTGATAAGGGACCCTCTCCCAGAATAGTTGGACACTTCAGGCAGCTGAAGCTGGCTTCAGTGAAGTCAGGGATTTACTGTAAGGATTCCAGAGATTGCCTCATGGAACCCAAAGGCGGGAGTACCTGGGTCTGGATAGACTGCACCTAAAAAGACATCAGGACTCAGGGCCCACATGCCTCATTTCCCTCTGCTCTGTGCACTGTCTTGATTTTCCCTTCTCTGGAGACTGGCCTGCCCTCCTCAGTCCACGTGGTGGAGGAAGGTGGCTTCCCACTGCTTCCTGGGCCACGGGAAGATTCTGTATCTTTCCAGCCTTCCCATCATGCAGTGCTTCACCTGTCTCTTCCCCTTGCTTCCCTGGTTCCAGGCTGACTCTGATTGGTCAGGCGCTAAGGGGCCTGGGGCCCTGTAAGAATGCTTCCATTTACACTTGGGTGAAGGTGTCAATCAACATCAGTTGTGAGGACAAATACACTAGATGTTGACCCCAATCTTGAAACAGAAGTTCCCTTTCTGGGGGAGAGTGGACTGACAGCTGCTTTCAGGGCCCCCTGGTTCTGGGATTTATTTTCTGTCACTGGCTACTCTGGAGTCCTGAAGAGGAGGGACTCTCAGCGCAGTGGGATAACAGCACGGGTTTAGGCCTCGGGAAATGTGTGCTCAGCCCCGCCCAGAGCCTTCTTACTGCCCTCCACATACCTATGTTGTACTTTTCAGCTGGCTGAGCGGATACCTACCTCACCCTGTCTGATGACCCTCATCTCTGCTGAAGGAGAGTCAAAGCAAAAAGCcccaaaagaagagaagagacctCCCTGGGCCCCACCTCCTCAGCACAACTTTCTGAAAAACTGGCAGCGTAACACAGCCCTGCGGAAGAAGCAGCAGGAAGCCCTCAGCGGTGAGCAGAGCAGACAGGGCTCCCGCCCGGCCTCCATCTGGCAGCAAGGCTCTGCTGGGTTGTTTGCTCTCCTCCAGAGCCTGGCCTTGGGCTGACCACATTTGTGCTTTCACTCCCAAGAGTGTCTCACTCTGAAGCTTCAGTGGATCCTGAAATCAGCCCTGTGAGGGAGGCTGCCCGATGCAGACTGCCAAGGCCCCTGTTTGTTCTGGTTCGGCAGAGTGGCGGCAATCTTGCCTCTCTCTCTAGAACACCTAAAGAAGCCAGTGAGTGAGCTGCTCATGCACACCGGGGAGACCTACAGACGGATCCAGGAGGAGCGGGAGCTCATTGACTGCACACTTCCAACCCGGCGTGATAGGAAAGTGAGGCCACCTGTCCTAAGTGCCCGGGGGCAGGGGGGTCCACGGAggaggggggcgggggcgggtgtCTGGACACAGGGATGCTGGTCTCAGGTGGCACAGCTGGGGAGAAAAAACCTATCCATTGCAAAACATCATTAAGCCCTCAAGGCCTTTACTAAATTATATGATTAGTCAGTAAAGTTATTCAGCCTGTGGTGACCACACAGGTAGCAAGTTATTAGAGTAGTCTTAGTGTTTGTCTCCTAGGAGCTTAGACTGAGTGGAGCCTACACCCTAAAGAGATAGGTTGAAGAGTCCCCCACCTTTTTTTATGGTAGACCAGTGCAGTACCTGTACCAACCCACACCATCTGGCTGGGGGCAGGTAAAGATGACAACAGGGTGTCCAGAAAACACGGCAGTGGATGCTTCTGTTCTGCAATCACGGCAGCAATGCATTCCCCAGAGGAAGCATCTGTAGCCTGTGGTGGTGCTCTTGTCTTCCCACATCTCCACCAGCATGTGGCTGAGGTGTCCTGGTAATCTGACTCACCTTTCCTTCCTTGCCAGAGCTGGGAGAACAGTGGGTTCTGGAGTCGACTGGAATACTTGGGAGATGAGATGACAGGTCTGGTCATGACCAAGACAAAAACTCAGCGTGGCCTCATGGAGCCCATCACTCACATCAGGAAGCCCCACTCCATCCGGGTGGAGACAGGTGAGGCGCAGGGCTGTAAGCCAGCTAGCATCTTGTGCCTGGCCCGGAGGCAGGGTAGTGTGGAAGTGGCCAGCATAGCTCTACAGTGAAACAGGCCCAGGGCCTGTTTCTCTGTGGTTCTCTGTGGTCTTAGGCAAGTCCCAGAGTCTTCCTGAAGTCCGgctccctcttccttttcttcagtaAAACGGTGAGAGAGCTAGGAAACTGGAGTGCAGCCATAGAGCTGCCGTCCAGTGTGGAGCCTTGAGCCGCATGCTGCTGGTGAGCGCCTGGATCGTGGCTGCCCTGCCTTGAGAAGTGCTGTCACTGTCAACTGGACACTGGCTTTAGTgtgaaaacaatatattttattaatcatttttatattgattacatgtcaaaatgacaatatttttgaTATACTGAATTAAATAAACTATATTACTAAAATgaaggtgggcacagtggctcatgcctataatcccagcagtttgggaggctacggcggatagatcacttgaggtcagaagttcaaaaccagcctggccaacatggcgaaaccctgtctctgctaaaaatacaaaaattagctgggcatggtggtgcgcgcctagaatcccagctacttgggaggctgaggcaggagaattgcttgaatctgggaggtggaggttgcagtgagccaagatcatgccattgcactccagcctgggcaacaagagcaaaactctgtcttaaaataaataaataaataaacaaacaaacaaacaaactatactACTAAAATGAATcccacctgtttcttttttcctttttcagtgtGGCATCTAGAAAACTTTCAGTGACACGTGTGGCTTGTGCTTGTGGTTTGCATTCTGTTTCTCTTAAGCAGCACTGCTTTAGAGcctgccaggctgcctgggttcaggTCCCAGCTGTGTCGTGTTAGTGAACCCCAGAGTGGTTGAACCCCTCTGGCctgtagtttcctcatctgtaaaatatgcaCAGGGTTGTGATAGGGCTAAATGAGATATGAAGTGTATTGAGAGGTTCTGGCTCATTGTTAAGCACTCAATAAAAGGTTgctgttattctttttattataatcCAAAGATTGGGCTATTTGGAAGCTAATTTTGCAGGAGTCTTGTGTAGGGCTGCTGAGGAGGTATAGGACAGGAGAACGGGAGTCTAGCTGCCACAGGGAAGCTGTATTTTTCGTCCTTCCTagaaatggtgttgggatagGCACTCTCAGAGCCCTTGAGAAGTGGGTGAGCAAGGGGACATGGCAGCAGCCTGTGCTGAGGGTCCTTGGACCTCATGCTAGGATTACCAGCCCAGAGGGACGCTTCATACCGCTACACCTGGGATCGGAGTCTGTTTCTGATCTACCGACGCAAGGAGCTGCAGAGAATCATGGAAGAGCTGGATTTCAGCCAGCAGGTTGGTATGGCCTCCATGCCCCAGTCAGAAGCCCCTTGGGGCGGTGCCTGTCTTCAGTCAGCTCATCTTACCTTTCTCCATCTCTCGGAGGATATTGATGGCCTGGAGGTGGTGGGCAAAGGGCGGCCCTTCTCGGCTGTTACTGTGGAAGACTACACAGTGTTTGAAAGAAGTCAGGGAAGCTCCTCTGAAGACACAACATACTTGTGAGTGCAGCCTGAACCCTGGGGAGAGAGGCTGAAGAGTTCTCCAGCACCTACCAGTATTAAAGAGCGGGCTTCCCTCCCTGAGATCAGGGTGCCTCTAGCCTAGCTTCTGTCCAGTGGTTGCCACCCACTCTTTGAACCTATTCCAGCAGCTGTGCTGGCTTTCCTATTGCCATCTGCTCCTTTCCAACAACCAACTCCTAATGGGGATTTCCCAGACATTCCCTTGCTGGTCAAGTGAGGGCTCTCTAGACCCTCCCACTGCTATGCATCTTGAATGCCTCTGGCATGGAGAGTCTATGTATTTCTGTGTACTGTGAATGGCTCTGGCAAGAGGGCTTAAAGAGTCTGTGTGTTTCTAAGAACCTCCCATCTACAGCAATGGGTCAGGAGGAAGCTGCGCGGGAGTGGAGTTGATCATACTCCATTGCAGGGTAGAGCTGGTTGTGTTTCTAGGCTTCCTGGTGACCGTTTCTGTGGGGTTCCACATGGCATGACTGTGGCAGCCTAAGAGAAAATAAGTCATTGGCTTTTCTTACAGAGGCACATTGGCCAGTTCCTCTGATGTCTCCATGCCTATTCTCGGCCCTTCTCTGCTGTTCTGTGGGAAGCCAGCTTGCTGGATCAGAGGCAGTAATCCACAGGACAAGGTAAAACTGCCTCCACCACACCTGCTGGGAGAGCCTCCCTCAGGGGTGCAGCCCTGAGGTGACTGGCAGTTACCAGCAGCCTGCACAGTCTCCTGTTTGGGTTTTTATCTGGTCGTGCATTCAGCACGTCTGAAAATGGTGACAGCAACACTGACTTGAGCAAGAATAAAATCACAAGGCTGCAGAGTGTCATAAGCCACTTGGGGCTTATACCCAGCCCCCAAGCATGTAAACAAGCAAACTCAAGTAGGTATGGCTCTAAGAAGGTTCCAAAATATTCTTCAGATGCTAAGGAATAGAAGTGTTCAttggatataaaatatattttatctggccaggcgcagaggctcacgcctgtaatcccagcactttgggaggctgacgtgggtggatcacctgacatcaggagttcaagaccagccctggccagcatggtgaaaccccatctctactaaaaatacaaaatagcagggcatggtggtgggcacctgtaatccctgctacttggaaagctgaggcaggagaatcgcttgaacccgggaggcgggggttgcagtgagctgagatcacgccattgcactccaacctaggtgacaagagcgaaactctgtctcaaaaaaaaaaaaaaatatatatatatataaaaaatatatatatatataaaatatatatatatatataaaatatatatatatataaaatatatatatatatataaaatatatatatatatatatttgttttatcttctCTTCTTGCTATTGAGGGTAACCTCAGAGACAACCACGCTGGAGTAGGATACCACTCTGTGTGACAGTGGCCAAGCCCTGGAGGCCTGGGACACGAGACTTGCAGTGCTAAAGCCAGAAAAGTCCTGGGCAGACCAGATGAGTTGTTCACTCTAGGCCAGGGTTTGCAGCAAAGACATTTCTTGTCCCTCCTCCTTCCAGAGGCAGGTTGGGATTGCTGCTCACTTGACCTTTGAAACCCTAGAAGGCGAGAAAACCTCCTCAGAACTGACTGTGGTCAATAATGGCACCGTGGCCATTTGGTATGACTGGCGACGGCAGCACCAGCCGGACACTTTCCAAGACCTTAAGAAAAACAGGATGCAGCGATTTTACTTTGACAACCGGGAAGGTACTCAGGAGAAGCCACCCTATGTGCTAGCTCCTGTCTGGGGCTGGTTTTGTCCTCCGTGAGACATCAAAGTTTAGTTATGGCCCAGCTCCTGTAAGTTTGAGCCCTGCTTCCCTGCCTTGTCCCTCTCATTCCTTCTGTGAAATGTGTGGCCTGACTACTCATGTCTATTGAGAGACTGATGGAACTTGAGAACCTGGGGAGGTGAGCCACCAGGGAGCAGAAGCGTTCTAGGGGCTCAGTTATCTAGGTGCACAGGCCTGGGGCTAGGATGGCCAGCTGTCTCTGTTTGCCTGGGACTTTAGCACTCAAATTCCCACATTCCAGGAAACCTCTCAGCCCTGGGCAAACTGGGATGGTTGGCCAGCCACCTGGCCTTGGACTCAGTTAACTGCATGTAGGAGCATGTAGGCCTGGGGCTCAGCCAGCTCCTGCATGTTGAAAACCTCGGGTCTCTGTCCCTCTCAGGTGTGATTCTGCctggagaaattaaaacatttacctTCTTCTTCAAGTCTTTGACTGCTGGGGTCTTCAGGGAATTTTGGGAGTTTCGAACCCATCCTACTCTATTAGGAGGTGCTATACTGCAGGTCAATCTCCACGCGGTCTCCCTGACCCAGGACGTTTTTGAGGATGAGAGGAAAGTACTGGAGGTAAGGGACCCAGGACCATGGCCCCTGTGGACATCAGGTAGGGTATCCTTGTGTTCTTCCTGGCAGTGACTGAAGGGATCATATTTCTCCCAGCCTTTGATCTTAGGTGATCAAAGGTAATTTTGACAATGTCATGCTTGCTTTACTCATTGACCGTACGACCCATGTCTCACACAAGGCGCCCCTCCCGTGTTTCTGTGACACTCACTGAAGCCTGATGAAGGTTCACCACCATCCTCAGAAGCACCCCCACTATGTGCCCTGCCCCTTCTTCCTAATCTGGTGACATGCTAACTGTGTGACCACCAGGCCCCAGGCAGCAGCAGCTGTCACTGGAACTGGCCCTCCTCTGGATCCTTTTCATccatttttagggaacaaggatGTCTGGAGAGACTCAGAGGTTTTCAGGTCTTAGaacaggcgtgtgtgtgtgtgtgtgtgtgtgtgtgtgtgtgtgtgtgtgagacaatgGCAGGAACTCAGACCCTAGGAAGGCACAAAGTCCTGGGGGCTCCAACTTCCTGAAGGATGCATTGGTTTTGATAGCCTGGGCTGCCATCCTCTGCCACCTTCCCTTTTGCAGAGCAAGCTGACTGCCCATGACGCAGTCACCGTCGTTCGCGAAGTGCTGCAGGAGCTGCTGATGGGGGTCTTGACCCCGGAGCGCACACCATCACCTGTGGATGCCTATCTCACCGAGGAAGACTTGTTCCGGCACAGGAATCCTCAGGTGAGGCCCAGCGCCAGCCCCTGCCCCCTCATGTGTGCCCTGCGTCAAGGGTCCCCAACCCGCAGGCCGCACAGCGGcaggtgagcagtgggtgagccagcattactgcctgagctctgcctcctgtcagatcagcggtggcattagattctcataggagcacgaatcccactgtgaactgcgcatgcgagggatgGAAATtgtacactccttatgagaatctaactaatgcctgatgatctgaggtggaagtttcatcctgaaaccattcccccactccctgccatccgtggaaaaattgtcttccacgagaccagtccctggtgccaaaaaggttggggactgctgccctAGGTGACAGTAATAGCAAACTCTTTTATGTGCCAAGCTCTGTTCTGCGCATCTTCCATGAGTAACTCACCTCTCTTCACAGCAGTCCTATGAGATGGGTactacttatttttgtttatttttttaagaaatagcaTGTCATACTGTCACActccaggccagagtacagtgtcCCACTCATAGCTCATTGTGACCTCAAACTCcccggctcaggtgatcctcccacctcagcctcctaagtagctaggaccacaggcatacatcaccatgctcagctaatttctctcttttttttttttttttggtagagataggatcACTCTATGTCAtacaggccggtcttgaactcctgagttcaagtgatcttcctaccgtggcttcccaaagcactgggattgcaggcttgagccactgtgcctggcccttgtaCTATTTATGTCCTTATTTACATTGAAGAAACTGGGgcctgcaccccagcctccccCTCACATGCCTTCCCATCCTCTGCTGCAGCTGCATTACGAGCACCAAGTGGTGCAAAGCCTGCACCAACTGTGGCGCCAGTACATGACCCTGCCCGCCAAGGCTGAGGAGGCCAGGCCAGGGGACAAGGAGCACGTCAGCCCCATAGCCACAGAGAAGGCCTCTGTGAATGCTGAGCTGTTACCACGCTTTAGGAGCCCCATCTCCGAAACTCAAGTGCCCCGGCCTGAGAACGAGGCCCTCAGGGAATCCGG contains the following coding sequences:
- the MYCBPAP gene encoding MYCBP-associated protein isoform X5, which translates into the protein MVPGGTMKSLKKDSRLRITPTRLLEASENVKEKKRAKGPEQPTPTIQEEPEPVSNVLQGDDILALAIKKEDLKEQHIPRLTEKEDKRVITQKFIIRKLKPMDPRRKVCHLVAHPANPDEATKPLDYSGPGDSFDGSDQILPHHILGSLQDFKRIALARGNTQLAERIPTSPCLMTLISAEGESKQKAPKEEKRPPWAPPPQHNFLKNWQRNTALRKKQQEALSEHLKKPVSELLMHTGETYRRIQEERELIDCTLPTRRDRKSWENSGFWSRLEYLGDEMTGLVMTKTKTQRGLMEPITHIRKPHSIRVETGLPAQRDASYRYTWDRSLFLIYRRKELQRIMEELDFSQQDIDGLEVVGKGRPFSAVTVEDYTVFERSQGSSSEDTTYLGTLASSSDVSMPILGPSLLFCGKPACWIRGSNPQDKRQVGIAAHLTFETLEGEKTSSELTVVNNGTVAIWYDWRRQHQPDTFQDLKKNRMQRFYFDNREGVILPGEIKTFTFFFKSLTAGVFREFWEFRTHPTLLGGAILQVNLHAVSLTQDVFEDERKVLESKLTAHDAVTVVREVLQELLMGVLTPERTPSPVDAYLTEEDLFRHRNPQLHYEHQVVQSLHQLWRQYMTLPAKAEEARPGDKEHVSPIATEKASVNAELLPRFRSPISETQVPRPENEALRESGSQKARVGTKSPQRKSIMEEILVEESPDVDSTKSPWEPDGLPLLEWNLCLEDFRKAVMVLPDENQREDALMRLNKAALELCQKPRPLQSNLLHQMCLQLWRDVIDSLVGHSMWLRSVLGLPEKETIYLNVPEEQDQKSPPIMEVKVPVGKAGKEERKGAAQEKKQLGIKDKEDKKGAKLLGKEQDRPNSKKHKAKDDKKVIKSASRDRFSLEDPTPDIILSSQEPIDPLVMGKYTQRLHSASWQMRSLGEHHAGCIPINCKSFEELERLHPNLFLSSRSSEIHPGPWAAGHPGDRPDGPG
- the MYCBPAP gene encoding MYCBP-associated protein isoform X9 gives rise to the protein MVPGGTMKSLKKDSRLRITPTRLLEASENVKEKKRAKGPEQPTPTIQEEPEPVSNVLQGDDILALAIKKEDLKEQHIPRLTEKEDKRVITQKFIIRKLKPMDPRRKVCHLVAHPANPDEATKPLDYSGPGDSFDGSDQILPHHILGSLQDFKRIALARGNTQLAERIPTSPCLMTLISAEGESKQKAPKEEKRPPWAPPPQHNFLKNWQRNTALRKKQQEALSEHLKKPVSELLMHTGETYRRIQEERELIDCTLPTRRDRKSWENSGFWSRLEYLGDEMTGLVMTKTKTQRGLMEPITHIRKPHSIRVETGLPAQRDASYRYTWDRSLFLIYRRKELQRIMEELDFSQQDIDGLEVVGKGRPFSAVTVEDYTVFERSQGSSSEDTTYLGTLASSSDVSMPILGPSLLFCGKPACWIRGSNPQDKRQVGIAAHLTFETLEGEKTSSELTVVNNGTVAIWYDWRRQHQPDTFQDLKKNRMQRFYFDNREGVILPGEIKTFTFFFKSLTAGVFREFWEFRTHPTLLGGAILQVNLHAVSLTQDVFEDERKVLESKLTAHDAVTVVREVLQELLMGVLTPERTPSPVDAYLTEEDLFRHRNPQLHYEHQVVQSLHQLWRQYMTLPAKAEEARPGDKEHVSPIATEKASVNAELLPRFRSPISETQVPRPENEALRESGSQKARVGTKSPQRKSIMEEILVEESPDVDSTKSPWEPDGLPLLEWNLCLEDFRKAVMVLPDENQREDALMRLNKAALELCQKPRPLQSNLLHQMCLQLWRDVIDSLVGHSMWLRSVLGLPEKETIYLNVPEEQDQKSPPIMEVKVPVGKAGKEERKGAAQEKKQLGIKDKEDKKGAKLLGKEDRPNSKKHKAKDDKKVIKSASRDRFSLEDPTPDIILSSQEPIDPLVMGKYTQRLHSEVRGLLDTLVTDLMVLADELSPIKNVEEALRLCR
- the MYCBPAP gene encoding MYCBP-associated protein isoform X7, with amino-acid sequence MVPGGTMKSLKKDSRLRITPTRLLEASENVKEKKRAKGPEQPTPTIQEEPEPVSNVLQGDDILALAIKKEDLKEQHIPRLTEKEDKRVITQKFIIRKLKPMDPRRKVCHLVAHPANPDEATKPLDYSGTPSLSPGFTVFQLMGPGDSFDGSDQILPHHILGSLQDFKRIALARGNTQLAERIPTSPCLMTLISAEGESKQKAPKEEKRPPWAPPPQHNFLKNWQRNTALRKKQQEALSEHLKKPVSELLMHTGETYRRIQEERELIDCTLPTRRDRKSWENSGFWSRLEYLGDEMTGLVMTKTKTQRGLMEPITHIRKPHSIRVETGLPAQRDASYRYTWDRSLFLIYRRKELQRIMEELDFSQQDIDGLEVVGKGRPFSAVTVEDYTVFERSQGSSSEDTTYLGTLASSSDVSMPILGPSLLFCGKPACWIRGSNPQDKRQVGIAAHLTFETLEGEKTSSELTVVNNGTVAIWYDWRRQHQPDTFQDLKKNRMQRFYFDNREGVILPGEIKTFTFFFKSLTAGVFREFWEFRTHPTLLGGAILQVNLHAVSLTQDVFEDERKVLESKLTAHDAVTVVREVLQELLMGVLTPERTPSPVDAYLTEEDLFRHRNPQLHYEHQVVQSLHQLWRQYMTLPAKAEEARPGDKEHVSPIATEKASVNAELLPRFRSPISETQVPRPENEALRESGSQKARVGTKSPQRKSIMEEILVEESPDVDSTKSPWEPDGLPLLEWNLCLEDFRKAVMVLPDENQREDALMRLNKAALELCQKPRPLQSNLLHQMCLQLWRDVIDSLVGHSMWLRSVLGLPEKETIYLNVPEEQDQKSPPIMEVKVPVGKAGKEERKGAAQEKKQLGIKDKEDKKGAKLLGKEQDRPNSKKHKAKDDKKVIKSASRDRFSLEDPTPDIILSSQEPIDPLVMGKYTQRLHSEVRGLLDTLVTDLMVLADELSPIKNVEEALRLCR
- the MYCBPAP gene encoding MYCBP-associated protein isoform X6, with translation MVPGGTMKSLKKDSRLRITPTRLLEASENVKEKKRAKGPEQPTPTIQEEPEPVSNVLQGDDILALAIKKEDLKEQHIPRLTEKEDKRVITQKFIIRKLKPMDPRRKVCHLVAHPANPDEATKPLDYSGPGDSFDGSDQILPHHILGSLQDFKRIALARGNTQLAERIPTSPCLMTLISAEGESKQKAPKEEKRPPWAPPPQHNFLKNWQRNTALRKKQQEALSEHLKKPVSELLMHTGETYRRIQEERELIDCTLPTRRDRKSWENSGFWSRLEYLGDEMTGLVMTKTKTQRGLMEPITHIRKPHSIRVETGLPAQRDASYRYTWDRSLFLIYRRKELQRIMEELDFSQQDIDGLEVVGKGRPFSAVTVEDYTVFERSQGSSSEDTTYLGTLASSSDVSMPILGPSLLFCGKPACWIRGSNPQDKRQVGIAAHLTFETLEGEKTSSELTVVNNGTVAIWYDWRRQHQPDTFQDLKKNRMQRFYFDNREGVILPGEIKTFTFFFKSLTAGVFREFWEFRTHPTLLGGAILQVNLHAVSLTQDVFEDERKVLESKLTAHDAVTVVREVLQELLMGVLTPERTPSPVDAYLTEEDLFRHRNPQLHYEHQVVQSLHQLWRQYMTLPAKAEEARPGDKEHVSPIATEKASVNAELLPRFRSPISETQVPRPENEALRESGSQKARVGTKSPQRKSIMEEILVEESPDVDSTKSPWEPDGLPLLEWNLCLEDFRKAVMVLPDENQREDALMRLNKAALELCQKPRPLQSNLLHQMCLQLWRDVIDSLVGHSMWLRSVLGLPEKETIYLNVPEEQDQKSPPIMEVKVPVGKAGKEERKGAAQEKKQLGIKDKEDKKGAKLLGKEDRPNSKKHKAKDDKKVIKSASRDRFSLEDPTPDIILSSQEPIDPLVMGKYTQRLHSASWQMRSLGEHHAGCIPINCKSFEELERLHPNLFLSSRSSEIHPGPWAAGHPGDRPDGPG
- the MYCBPAP gene encoding MYCBP-associated protein isoform X10, translating into MVPGGTMKSLKKDSRLRITPTRLLEASENVKEKKRAKGPEQPTPTIQEEPEPVSNVLQGDDILALAIKKEDLKEQHIPRLTEKEDKRVITQKFIIRKLKPMDPRRKVCHLVAHPANPDEATKPLDYSGPGDSFDGSDQILPHHILGSLQDFKRIALARGNTQLAERIPTSPCLMTLISAEGESKQKAPKEEKRPPWAPPPQHNFLKNWQRNTALRKKQQEALSEHLKKPVSELLMHTGETYRRIQEERELIDCTLPTRRDRKSWENSGFWSRLEYLGDEMTGLVMTKTKTQRGLMEPITHIRKPHSIRVETGLPAQRDASYRYTWDRSLFLIYRRKELQRIMEELDFSQQDIDGLEVVGKGRPFSAVTVEDYTVFERSQGSSSEDTTYLGTLASSSDVSMPILGPSLLFCGKPACWIRGSNPQDKRQVGIAAHLTFETLEGEKTSSELTVVNNGTVAIWYDWRRQHQPDTFQDLKKNRMQRFYFDNREGVILPGEIKTFTFFFKSLTAGVFREFWEFRTHPTLLGGAILQVNLHAVSLTQDVFEDERKVLESKLTAHDAVTVVREVLQELLMGVLTPERTPSPVDAYLTEEDLFRHRNPQLHYEHQVVQSLHQLWRQYMTLPAKAEEARPGDKEHVSPIATEKASVNAELLPRFRSPISETQVPRPENEALRESGSQKARVGTKSPQRKSIMEEILVEESPDVDSTKSPWEPDGLPLLEWNLCLEDFRKAVMVLPDENQREDALMRLNKAALELCQKPRPLQSNLLHQMCLQLWRDVIDSLVGHSMWLRSVLGLPEKETIYLNVPEEQDQKSPPIMEVKVPVGKAGKEERKGAAQEKKQLGIKDKEDKKGAKLLGKEQDRPNSKKHKAKDDKKVIKSASRDRFSLEDPTPDIILSSQEPIDPLVMGKYTQRLHSEVRGLLDTLVTDLMVLADELSPIKNVEEALRLCR